In one window of Solanum pennellii chromosome 2, SPENNV200 DNA:
- the LOC107009885 gene encoding putative B3 domain-containing protein At2g27410, with protein FSMGILMEDDVDGGSKEDSCITDFECVDVEKDEAVRKNPFMCEHSVDHYYYLLPRAKRSRIFRRKNPPPTVMPSQSMSQKKGLKIRISFERKTIEAVDEDLSMEKNKTQTLSGEKQSKLEDREKKTETALDEKQSKAKDRKRKRRKIKPIIDPQVLPDELKEKISRMGVQISQVKLVIQKVLYDTDLSYQHMRLSIPINQVENKDFLTPQQKMVLETRDIVSNKKSKIQFNLIEPSLEQTKIHLAKWDMSNSSNYVLLSDWMQVVERNILKSGMVVQLWSFNQDLVPWLALVLVR; from the coding sequence ttttccatgGGAATACTAATGGAAGATGATGTTGATGGTGGGTCGAAAGAGGATTCCTGCATTACTGATTTTGAATGTGTAGATGTTGAAAAAGATGAAGCTGTTAGAAAGAATCCGTTTATGTGTGAGCATTCTGTTGATCACTACTACTATCTTCTTCCAAGGGCTAAAAGAAGCAGAATTTTCAGAAGAAAGAACCCTCCTCCTACTGTTATGCCGTCTCAATCAATGTCACAGAAAAAGGGTCTCAAGATTCGAATCTCTTTTGAACGTAAAACAATTGAAGCAGTTGATGAAGACCTTTCCATGGAGAAAAACAAGACTCAAACTCTGTCCGGTGAAAAACAGAGTAAATTGGaagatagagagaaaaagaCTGAAACTGCGTTGGATGAAAAACAGAGTAAAGCGAAAGacagaaagagaaagagaagaaagataAAACCAATAATTGATCCTCAAGTTTTGCCAGATGAGTTGAAGGAGAAGATTTCAAGAATGGGTGTTCAGATTTCTCAAGTGAAACTCGTAATTCAGAAAGTTCTTTATGATACAGATTTGAGTTATCAGCATATGCGTCTCTCAATCCCCATCAACCAAGTGGAGAATAAGGATTTCTTGACACCACAACAGAAAATGGTATTGGAGACGAGAGATATTGTGTCTAACAAAAAGAGCAAGATTCAGTTCAACTTGATTGAGCCTTCACTTGAAcaaacaaaaattcatttggCAAAATGGGACATGAGTAACAGCTCTAATTATGTGTTATTGAGTGACTGGATGCAAGTAGTAGAAAGGAATATCCTCAAGTCTGGAATGGTAGTGCAGTTATGGTCATTTAATCAAGATTTGGTTCCATGGTTGGCTCTTGTTTTGGTTCGATAA
- the LOC107011952 gene encoding TMV resistance protein N-like — MSHQFVHHVFLSFISKTFGDHIHTALLTAGIPLFRPDDKKLQNAIQESRILIAIISKDYASSHRCLDELTHMIQTRKSFGNFLLPVFYDVDPSDVRKQKGSFEQPFFNFEKRCKTEKVDQWRAALREVADLGGMVLQNQADGSESRFIQEIVKVVVGKLRRTVLSVAPRPVGIDCRVKEIDLWLKEGYNYVDILAIHGMGGIGKTTIAKTAYNLNFDRFEGSSFLADVRKVLEKYDGLARLQRQLLSNILGKDVEKIYNVNEGSVKIQEAISCKRVLLVLDDIDNIDQLNAVLGMRDWFSPGSKIIITTRNGHLLSSTEACRCRMYKLKTLDAKESLQLFSWYAFGEESPPLEYMDLTIDVVHHCKGIPLALKVLGSSLGDSSIEIWGSALRKLKDIPDSKILEKLRISYECLPDDNVQNLFLDIVCFFAGKDKDYAVRILDGCGFFSVIGIQILVDRCLLEIDHNKLMVHQLLQDMGRDIIREESPWEPSSQSRIWKHKDAFNILQGKTGTERIQGLVLDIRMLNKVEYVGQKLNGNDVGHRQLDVRSLRMTDANSQGRQSLTVLELFRNVFSETSNVVQLEIDAFSRMKKLRILQLTEAKFTGSYQWFPKRLKLLHWRGFLLKSIPKDLPLESLVALDMRRSRLQQAWEGTRMLKLLKILNFSHSHFLRRTPDFSGLPNLEKLILKDCVRLFYIHESIGDLEELVLLNLRDCKSLSNLPRSFCKLKSLETLIISGCYGLALSTIDLRNLESLRTLHADEINYDHEKSWVALWQSWSSKLTKSPDYDNFSLYSLSSSLVSLSLARCKLTDDALSLGVNNLFSLRHLNLSGNLISNLPQSITNLSMLQDLWLDACPNLQSLPNLPSTLIKLKATECTLLERVTTMPSLLETHRLFLDVRGSEKLTEIPGLFKLEPVRNFEEEMVNTLNHLNLDDIQNAEVELFNRLTNTKKKYSVQGLYEFGIFSTYFPGSEIPSWFSMKGEENLLTLKVDSLTNTKIIGLNICIVYSRSDHQKSRCWEENQLANWYSFFIKLNNLSKGVKWIYEPTFIGIPGPNENLTFLCHWKLGKYLEANDEINVSIIGWSNTFQMKDFGVSLECDTVEADLSIASNELAIKSSDPSAYLSGQCVMERYMLVYQLAWNHYCFSHPDYFLFNGHQRKQATMRFILYQKLFEDFAQSSIDAGTEDDSDIDIYHEKYAEEAALAELEDDMEWPW; from the exons atgtcTCATCAATTTGTTCATCATGTATTTTTAAGTTTCATAAGCAAGACCTTTGGAGATCATATTCATACAGCTTTGTTAACTGCTGGTATCCCTTTATTTAGACCTGATGATAAAAAGCTGCAGAATGCAATTCAAGAATCAAGAATTCTAATAGCTATCATTTCAAAAGACTATGCTTCTTCACATAGATGCCTTGATGAACTCACCCATATGATTCAAACCAGGAAATCTTTTGGGAATTTTCTTCTCCCTGTATTTTATGATGTCGATCCATCAGATGTGAGGAAGCAGAAAGGGAGTTTTGAACAACCTTTCTTTAACTTCGAAAAGAGGTGTAAAACAGAGAAGGTGGATCAATGGAGGGCTGCTTTGAGAGAAGTTGCTGATTTGGGAGGAATGGTCTTACAGAACCAAGCTGATGG ATCTGAATCAAGGTTTATACAAGAGATTGTTAAGGTGGTTGTAGGAAAACTGAGACGTACTGTATTAAGTGTTGCTCCTCGTCCAGTCGGAATAGATTGTCGAGTCAAAGAAATTGATTTGTGGTTAAAAGAGGGATACAATTATGTCGATATTCTTGCTATACATGGTATGGGAGGTATTGGCAAAACTACGATAGCTAAAACAGCTTATAACCTGAATTTTGATAGATTTGAAGGCAGTAGCTTCCTTGCTGATGTGCGAAAAGTTTTAGAAAAGTATGACGGTTTAGCTCGTTTACAAAGACAACTTCTTTCCAATATTCTTGGGAAGGATGTCGAAAAGatatataatgttaatgaagggTCCGTCAAGATTCAAGAAGCTATCAGCTGCAAAAGAGTTCTTCTTGTTCTTGATGATATAGACAACATAGATCAGCTAAATGCGGTACTCGGTATGAGGGATTGGTTTTCTCCAGGTAGCAAAATTATCATAACAACGAGAAATGGTCATTTATTAAGTTCTACTGAAGCATGTAGATGTAGGATGTATAAGCTAAAGACTTTGGATGCAAAAGAGTCCCTTCAGTTGTTCAGTTGGTATGCATTTGGTGAAGAAAGCCCCCCGTTAGAATATATGGATCTTACGATAGATGTTGTACATCATTGTAAAGGAATTCCGTTAGCTCTTAAAGTTTTGGGTTCGTCTCTTGGTGACTCAAGTATAGAGATTTGGGGAAGTGCattaagaaaattgaaagaTATTCCAGACAGTAAAATCCTTGAAAAACTAAGGATAAGTTATGAATGTCTACCAGATGATAATGTTCAAAACCTATTCCTCGATATTGTCTGTTTCTTTGCTGGTAAGGACAAAGATTATGCAGTAAGAATACTTGATGGATGTGGTTTCTTTTCAGTCATTGGCATTCAGATTCTTGTTGACCGATGCCTATTGGAAATTGACCATAACAAACTGATGGTGCATCAATTACTTCAAGACATGGGAAGAGATATTATTCGGGAAGAATCCCCTTGGGAGCCTAGTAGTCAAAGCAGGATTTGGAAACACAAAGATGCCTTTAACATATTGCAGGGGAAGACA GGTACTGAAAGGATCCAAGGTCTAGTTCTTGACATCCGGATGCTGAACAAAGTAGAATATGTTGGTCAAAAATTGAACGGAAATGATGTTGGGCACCGGCAACTTGATGTGAGATCACTGAGAATGACTGATGCTAACTCACAAGGGAGACAGAGTTTAACTGTTCTTGAGCTGTTCAGAAATGTCTTTTCAGAAACTTCAAATGTTGTACAGTTGGAAATCGATGCATTTTCAAGAATGAAGAAGCTGAGAATTCTACAGCTAACAGAAGCAAAATTCACTGGTAGCTACCAATGGTTTCCTAAGAGATTAAAATTGCTTCATTGGCGTGGATTCCTTTTGAAGTCCATTCCAAAGGATTTGCCTTTGGAGAGCCTGGTTGCTCTCGATATGAGGAGGAGCAGATTGCAACAAGCCTGGGAGGGAACTAGG ATGCTCAAGTTATTAAAAATTCTCAATTTCAGTCATTCTCATTTCCTAAGAAGAACTCCTGATTTTTCCGGGCTTCCTAATCTGGAAAAACTCATTTTGAAGGATTGCGTAAGATtgttctatattcatgaatcgATTGGAGATCTAGAGGAACTTGTTCTCTTGAACCTGAGAGACTGCAAGAGTCTATCGAATCTCCCAAGAAGCTTTTGTAAGCTCAAGTCCTTGGAAACACTCATCATTTCTGGCTGTTATGGACTTGCCCTATCAACAATCGATCTACGAAATCTGGAATCTTTGAGAACCCTTCATGCAGATGAAATTAATTACGATCACGAGAAATCATGGGTTGCACTCTGGCAATCTTGGTCATCCAAATTAACAAAATCCCCAGATTATGACAACTTCTCTTTATATTCTTTATCAAGTTCCCTGGTTAGCTTAAGTCTGGCAAGATGCAAGCTAACAGATGATGCTCTATCACTTGGTGTTAACAACCTCTTCTCCTTACGCCATTTGAATCTAAGTGGAAACCTGATCTCTAACCTACCACAGAGTATAACAAATCTAAGTATGCTTCAGGACCTTTGGCTAGACGCGTGCCCAAACCTCCAATCACTCCCCAATCTTCCTTCAACGCTCATCAAGCTGAAGGCTACAGAATGCACATTACTAGAAAGAGTTACAACTATGCCAAGCTTATTGGAGACTCATAGATTATTCTTGGATGTTAGAGGCAGCGAGAAACTTACTGAGATTCCTGGATTGTTCAAGCTGGAGCCAGTAAGAAATTTTGAAGAGGAAATGGTGAACACTCTGAACCATCTAAACCTGGATGATATACAAAACGCAGAAGTGGAACTATTTAATAGGCTTACCaacacaaaaaagaaatattcaGTGCAG GGACTCTATGAGTTTGGCATCTTCAGCACTTACTTTCCTGGAAGCGAGATCCCAAGTTGGTTCAGCATGAAGGGCGAAGAAAACTTACTGACTCTGAAAGTGGATTCTCTTACTAATACAAAGATAATAGGACTTAATATCTGCATTGTATATTCACGTTCCGATCATCAGAAATCCCGATGCTGGGAAGAAAACCAACTTGCGAACTGGTATTCCTTCTTCATTAAACTGAATAATTTGTCCAAGGGTGTCAAATGGATTTATGAGCCTACATTCATAGGCATTCCAGGACCAAATGagaacttgacatttttatgcCACTGGAAATTGGGAAAGTACCTTGAAGCTAATGACGAGATTAACGTCTCAATAATAGGGTGGAGTAATACTTTTCAGATGAAAGATTTCGGAGTTAGCCTTGAGTGTGACACAGTAGAAGCAGATCTATCCATAGCATCAAACGAGCTTGCAATAAAAAGTAGTGATCCCAGTGCTTATCTATCTGGACAGTGTGTCATGGAAAGATATATGCTCGTGTATCAGCTAGCATGGAATCATTACTGCTTTTCTCACCCTGACTACTTTTTGTTTAATGGACACCAAAGGAAACAAGCAACAATGAGGTTTATTTTGTACCAAAAGTTATTCGAAGATTTTGCGCAGA GTTCTATAGATGCTGGAACAGAAGATGATAGTGACATTGATATCTATCATGAGAAATATGCTGAGGAGGCTGCCTTGGCAGAACTAGAAGACGACATGGAATGGCCTTGGTAA
- the LOC107010886 gene encoding uncharacterized protein LOC107010886 — MSLLSNSFSIYLCLWRFSFSMGIVNEDDGGGGGRNEESCITDSECECVDDEKDETFRKNPYMCEHSVEHYYYLLPRARRSKIFTRKKPPIVIPSQSTSQEKGLEIRNSLKRKKDGIVDEDLSMEKKKTENLFDEKQSKSEDAKKKRRKVKPIIDPPVLPDELKEKISGMGVQISQVKLVIQKALYDTDLSYQQMRLSIPVNQVVSKDFLTPQQKMVLETKDVVSNKKTKIQFNLIEPSLEQTKIHLTKWDRSNSSSYVLLNNWMQVVERNKLKPEMVVQLWSFHQHLVPWLALVLVPI, encoded by the coding sequence ATGTCATTGCTTTCTAATAGTTTTTCTATTTATCTCTGTTTATGGAGATTTTCTTTTTCCATGGGAATTGTAAATGAAGATGATGGTGGTGGCGGCGGGCGGAACGAGGAGTCGTGCATTACTGATTCTGAATGTGAATGTGTGGATGATGAGAAAGATGAAACCTTTAGAAAGAATCCATATATGTGTGAACATTCTGTTGAACACTACTACTATCTTTTGCCAAGGGCTAGAAGAAGCAAGATTTTCACAAGAAAGAAGCCTCCTATTGTTATCCCGTCTCAATCAACGTCACAGGAAAAGGGTCTCGAGATTCGAAACTCTCTTAAACGCAAAAAAGACGGAATAGTTGATGAAGACCTTTCCATGGAGAAAAAGAAGACTGAAAATCTGTTTGATGAAAAACAGAGTAAATCGGAAGATGCAAAGAAAAAGCGAAGAAAAGTTAAGCCAATAATTGATCCTCCAGTTTTGCCGGATGAGTTGAAGGAGAAGATTTCAGGAATGGGCGTTCAGATTTCTCAAGTGAAACTTGTAATTCAGAAAGCTCTTTATGATACAGATTTGAGTTATCAGCAAATGCGTCTATCAATCCCTGTCAACCAAGTGGTGAGTAAGGATTTCTTGACACCCCAACAGAAAATGGTGTTGGAGACCAAAGATGTTGTGTCTAACAAAAAGACCAAGATTCAGTTCAACTTGATTGAGCCTTCACTTGAAcaaacaaaaattcatttgacaAAATGGGACAGGAGTAACAGCTCGAGTTATGTGTTATTGAACAACTGGATGCAAGTAGTAGAAAGGAATAAACTCAAACCTGAAATGGTAGTGCAGTTGTGGTCATTTCATCAACATTTGGTTCCATGGCTGGCTCTTGTTTTGGTTCCCATATAA